The genomic window CATAGAAGGTAACAATTGACCATCATCTTTAAGCAAATAAAATAAGATAAACGGAATAACGACAGTTACTGTCACTGCATTAGTCACTGCTCCGGCAATGCCAATCACGTTGTTTCCAATTGTCCCAACTGAACTTTTCAAGAAATCCAATGTGTTGTCACGCATTTCCTGAACGATATCACTCTCAAAATCAATCATCTGAAGGATGTCATTGACTTGCCGCGATCCAGCATCCAAAATGACCGGCCATTGCTTCACCAATTCTTGAAATTGGTTGATTAAAAATTCGCCCACAGCTGCTCCAATTAAAAATAACCCGCCTAAAAGGGCAACAAAAACGATAAGAATGGCGGCAGTTTGCCAAATATACTTCGACAAGAAGCGAACAACTGGTCTTAACAGATAATATAGAATGCCAGCTAGAATAATCGGTATCAGCATTGTCATTAAAAAAGTTTGCAATGGCTGAATAAAAAATTGCACATGCCCATAAAACCAAATAATGACTAATGCAAGAGTCGCGACGACCATATACTTAAACCACGATTTTTGATACCATTCCACTATTTTCACACCATCTTCCTATAAGCTGAATTGAATATTTGATGTTTTATTTTCATTCTAGCATACATGTAGCCAAAACATACCACCGCCTTTTCAGACGTGAAATTTTGACGGAGCTATGGTACTATAAAAATATTATAAATATTTAACGGCTTGTGAAACTATACACGCATGTCGTCATGAGCATGAAAGAACCACTTCGCTTGGAATCTTGTTTTAAATAACGACTTTTATAGAAAGGTGATTTTATGACGACTCGCTCTAATGCAACTAGTCAAGATAACAGTGCACCCCTCCGCCGGGATGTCAAGATGTTAGGAAAGACTTTAGGAGATGTCCTGTTATTGCAAGGAGGACAAAACCTCTTAAACACAGTAGAAAAAATTCGTGAGCAGACAAAAGAGCTGCGCAATAACGCAGACATGAAGCCAGATGTACATAGCTTAAAAGATGACATTAGGAAGCTTGAGCCCCCGCAACGAACACACGTGATTCGTGCCTTTACGATTTACTTCCACCTCGTGAATATTGCTGAACAAACCCACCGAATTCGGCGTCG from Litoribacterium kuwaitense includes these protein-coding regions:
- a CDS encoding AI-2E family transporter; translation: MEWYQKSWFKYMVVATLALVIIWFYGHVQFFIQPLQTFLMTMLIPIILAGILYYLLRPVVRFLSKYIWQTAAILIVFVALLGGLFLIGAAVGEFLINQFQELVKQWPVILDAGSRQVNDILQMIDFESDIVQEMRDNTLDFLKSSVGTIGNNVIGIAGAVTNAVTVTVVIPFILFYLLKDDGQLLPSMLKWSPASFQTHVKETLKEMDQTIAAYVLGQMLVACVIGLFMFIGYLIIGLPFAAVLALFALVTSFIPFLGPFLGILPAIVIAIPEGTFMLVKVLIVFVIVQQAEGNLVSPQIMGNRLNVHPVTVILVILATGSVFGFIGILIAVPVYAVIKVIVLSTVKWVRAARADDLKE